TGAAAATTGCAGAaatgttctttctgctttttattcCAGTGAATTTTGCAGGTATGACAACTTTGAAACCCAAAAAACACTGCAgttaatttatttcattttatcagCTTATTGCATTCCCATTTCATTTAAAAGTTATTTTCAGAATAAGTAATTTCACTGACAAGGCACCAGTACAAAAACTATGTACATCCATTATCTCGGTCTGACTACTACCTCCCTTCAATGCCAAAATACATCTGAAAGACTTCACAACAGCCTTTCTCATTCAAGAACTGGTAGAGCTGCCCAAGGTCCATGTGATTGCCTCTGTTTCCATGGGGGTCAAACATTGCTTCTTCAAAGCCTGTAAATTTGCGCAGGGAATCTATACGTTCAACAAGCCTGCTGTCCTCACTCTGACAATCAAGGGGAATATCCTCTCTGTGTCGAATCATGATCTTCTTCCATGTCAAAACCTTCACTCTGTGAAATAGGGGAATAAGATTGGAAAAATATTAAACCTGGCACCTCAGCAGGCTTCTGGCTGTGACATTAagtcccccccaaaaaacccaaatcaACAGGCAAGGTACCTGGACCAGAAATCCTCGCAGGCAGATTGAGGACCTTCCACACACACAATACCAGGTTTCCCAGGCATGCTAAATCCTGACAGGCCCAGCTCTTTTGACCAATCCAAGATGTTCTTCCTCTTCGACTTGTTGTAAATGTGGTGACTGTAGATCCACAGCCGGCTGAACACTTCGGGCATCCGAGGAGAGGCAGACTCCTTCTTAGGAGCTGGGGCTTCTAATAAGCTCTTATCAATAAAAAGCTGGAGGTTGtctttcacccattcaacagcAGAGAGCACACATATTTCCCCCTGGCAGTTTTCCATGAGGTATGCATTGAGAAGTGCCTGAAGCTGTGTCTGCTGGGCCCTGCTGAGACCAGGACACCTAAAGCAAGAATAACACATGTTCTAAGAAGGCTTCAGAGAACATTCAAGGTCACTTGGCACTGGGAATTTTCCATATCTGGGAGCAATGACAGCACAGCCTCGGGAGGTTCAGCCCtattaattaaaatgattaatgaTACACTTTAAACAAATTAGAGGCACTGTTTCTTCCACTTACTGCTGTGGCTGTGTTATTGTTACACAAATTAAATTTGCTTTCATTCAAAACTATATTTAAAGGCAACACTGTGAATGCTATCTGTGCTCATCCAGGCTGCGCTTCCTATATGGTAGAAAATCCTGGGCCACTAGTATTCTATTCACTATAttattgttttctctctctctgtttgttttttgttttgtttttttcaacaaGTCTGTACACAGGCAGGTGAGTCTCTCCTGAGTGAGCTCCCTAACTATTTTCCTTTATGTTAGGAGTTCAAATGAGGATAATCGCTTACCGGACTGTTATTTCTGGTAACACACTAGGATATTCAGATGGGTAAGCACAGGACAGAATGAACAGCGTCTGTGTGGggggaaaaggagaaaaaacatgagaaattaaactaaataatgattaaaacaaaattatatATAATGGCAGATTAGTTACCCCCTCCGTGTTCGCAGAGTCCAGCTTTTGTTTGATGAGAAACTGGGGTCTGGACGGTGGAGGGCCGCCTGTTGAAGCTGAGCCCTCCACGTAGTCCCTGAGCTCGGCTAGTGCCAGCTGGTCAGTGAACTCCAGCTCCTCCACGGTGGGGAACATGCTGGTCAGCAGCTCTATCTCTGCAAGCTGAGACTCAGCCCACTCCAAGTAAGACATGCTGCTTTAGTCGAGAACTAAAATAGTCAATCTTTTCTAATGTTCATTTAAaaagttaacagttaaacagtTTTCTGGTAGGTCCAAAAATATGAATCACTTATGCTAACACATACCATGTTTCCGGGTGTAAACCAGCCTCTAAAATTGATTTCGTTACAGAACAGTATGAaatctgaaaacaaaataacatttttatgtatACAGTATAGACATAAAGAGGCAGTTTACCACTGTCTAGTGTCCCGCAACGTCTAATAATGAAGTTTTGTTTGAACTCGGACTCTTTTAGCCGACGCACGCAGGAAACACACGGCAGCAGAAACAGCGGCCCCATCACATTTTGTTCCTTTGCATGTGTCAGCTGGGATATTTTTTCCTGCCAAATCACTGGAGTTATTTTTGCGTGTTCTAAACTTTGCGAATCAACGTATTTACACTAAAGGTCGTGATTTATTTCTCCAGTCAACAGTCTAACGTAATTATGTCCGAATTAGAGAAGTCAGCAATAGAAAGTAAACGAAACTGAAGACGCTGAGGGTTTTAGGCTCGGTTTGTCACAGTAAGTTGAATGGACCATGAGGGTGATGATTAAATTTAACGTTATAtttcttcttgtgttttttttaacagaatttGCCGTCACTGAACTCTATTGGCAGCATTATAATCTCATGTAGGTATTAGCCAAAGTTAGCCTTGTGTTTCACTTGAGTACTGTGTTCCATTCCCATCTGTAAAGGTTAAAATGGGAAAGAAGAGGGGAAAGGACAAGACCTCCAAGGAGGATGATGAGCTTGACCTGACAGGTAAAGAATATTTCATCATCTTTCATGTCGTGCAACAACCTGTGGAAAGTCTAGTGTGAGACTTCCTTTTCATTTAAATCTTTATTGTCACAGTTCCATCCTGCAGGCATATTAAGAAGGGAACAGACCAAACTCTCCTCAAGAAACTTTCTGGTAACTCAGATTGGACGAGTTGTCAGGATTGTAAgcaggaagaaaataaagaaaatatcaaCAACCATCTGccacaggaggctgaggaggaaCAAGAAACAGGATTGTGGATGTGCTTGAAATGCGGCCATAGAGTGAGATTCTTTTGTACCCATTTGTCATTGGGTTTAAAATGGCGtgcattttttctaaatgcATCTTTTCCACTAGGGATGTGGACGAAATTCTGAGAATCAGCATGCCATCAAACATTATGAAACTCCTCGGTCTGATCCACACTGCTTGGTGGTCAGCTTGGACAACTTTAGTGTGTGGTGAgcattttatgttgttttgctAATCATAGGCCTCTACATCGCATTTGAAAtgagaataaaatgtttttgtttttttgcaggtgCTACATATGTGATGATGAAGTCCATTACTCCAGAACAGGGCATTTGGCTCAGCTAGTAACCAACCTGAAAAAGCAAACATCTTCAGATTCTATAAAAAGACCACAGAAAAGTGGGTACCACTGGGGAAGTCTAACAAGCACATACATTAGACTGCTTCATAACCATGTCCACCCTGTTTGCTTTCTTTAGGGGTCAAGGAGGAAGATGTCTTGATGGAAGCTAAACAGAAGACGGAGACTTTAAAAGAAGATGAAAATGAGGacaaggaaaacaaagaaaacggGGATCaccagaagaaaaacacaaagaaagaggCTGTTGGGAAATCTCAGAAGAAGAGCACAACTGAAGAGCGTTGTGGTGTTTCAGTAAAGGGTCTGAGCAATCTGGGAAACACCTGCTTCTTCAAtgcagtcatccaggtaagatTGATCCTTACTGGATGCCGGTCAGAGTTCAGTGAGAGTTATTATTGATTGCTATCGTTTTCTTTTCCAGAATCTGTCTCAAACACAACTCTTAAGACAGACTCTCAACAAAGTGACAGAGGAGAAAAGTCTCAACATTAAACCTGGTGCCTCCTTGGATCTGGTGTGTTTTCCCCATTTAACAGAGTAGTTATGTTCCTCTACTCATTACTATGTATAACTAACTTTCTTTATTATGATTACAGGAGCCTATAGAAGTGCAGTTAGACCGTCCCGGATCTCTAACTTTGGCTATGTATCACCTACTCTGTGAGATTCAGGAATCGAAGAAGAGTGTAGTAACACCACGGGAGCTGTTCACACAAGTTTGTAGAAAGTAAGAATGACTATAGTTTTATGTTAAAAGTCAACTTTAAGATGTGCAAGTGGGGCTCATCATTCATCTTATCTGTGCAGGGCTGCCAGGTTCAAAGGATTTCAGCAGCAAGATAGCCAGGAGTTGCTGCGCTACCTGCTGGATGGCATGAGAGCTGAGGAGCACAATGTGTGTACCTACTAAAATGAGAACTGTGGCTCTCCAGAGGGCTATATGTTACATTGCAATAGATTGGTTTGACAGCAGAACACTGCTATAGTGAGTTGTTTTATGTGGCGGCATAAAATGTAAGgaattgtgttttaaaaacattttcggTCTCCTATTTAATGACCTTATAATTCTGCTTCTCAGACGGTTAGTAAATTTTCACCGTGCAGAGGTTTTACAGGAGCAAATTTTAAGGGTAAAAGCCATAAAATTAAGATTCTGTGAAGAATGCATGTCTCCATCTTGTGGTTAATCAGAGGTATCTTTCATCTTTTGAATGTAACGGTTGTTTTTGTGTCAACAGAGAATAAGCTCAGGAATAATGGACACATTGAAACAATCTAGAGAAGGCACAGATGGAGAGCTGAAAACGCTGCTAAAAGGCAAGTAATGCTGCTGTGGATTATTAATCAGTGTTATATAAACAAAAGTACGTTCCTAAAGTTTTTGCACAGTAGCTTTTTCTTTCAGAAATGCGACTCTGACATTTAATTTCTTCTTTCAGAGTACGAGAAAAATGGATTTCTAAAAAACTTTGTTGACCAAGTTTTTGGTGGTGAAATTACCAGCACTATAATGTGTCAGCAGTGTAGAACGGTATGTTTGAAGACCAGAAAGTAAGAAGAGAATATATCCTGATGATGTCACTCTAAAAATATCCTGTTCTTCATCCTTACAGGTTTCTGTGGTCACAGAGATGTTTTTAGATCTTTCCCTTCCTGTTTCTGATGAGGTAAAGCAGGcgtttgggggggttttttgatAACCACTTGAGTAGTTATTTGTTAATGTCTGTATCAGTTATTGTTCCCTTTTGTGGCATCCTATAGGCATATAGAAAGaagaaccaaaaaaagaagaccaGTGCTTCAAGCCAGGATGACAGCAGCAGCCCTGTTCGGACTAGTGGGAATGATGACATTCCCACTGGGGCTGGCAGCAAGTACCAGCAGAAGAAAGCCAAGAAGCAAGCAAAGAAGCAGGCAAAGGTGTGTCAGTGAATGGATACtgaagtttcttttttcttagcCTTAATTCATAAATTAATCCGAATTATTTCATCTTGACTTTCAGCATCAAAAAAGACAGCAGAAGCTTGAGGGTAGAGCCACTTTGGACAGTCTCACCTCTCCGAGCCAGGCTGAGAGCGAACACACAGATGCTACAGCAGATTCAAAGGACAGGGAAAACACTGATAATGAAACACTTGAAGAAGATTCACAACATCCTGCTCAAGTCAGTGTGTCTGAAGAGGACCAAAAGCCCCATAACGCAGTGCAGGTGGAGCAGGAAAAAGAAGAGGATGAGGATTCAGCGAGTGACCATGACTCATCAGTCAGCAACCGGTTTACTGCCTTATCAGAGGAGCAGCACTCAAAGGACAGCACCGTATGCAATGAAATGTCTAACATGGGTCAGGAAGAAGACAAGACAGAAGAGGAAGACACACAGCTGGTGAGGAAAATGAGTAAAGTAACCTTGGATGATGCCTTTATAGAAGACACTGACGCAATGGAACAAAGCATGGAGAGTGAAGATGGAGTGCTGGAGACTAAGGAATATACAGTAATAAACCAAGATCCAGAGCTGGCCTTCCACACGATGGCTGCCAGGACAATCCCAGAGAAACAGGAGTGTTCAGTGCAGTCGTGCCTTTTTCAATTCACAGAAGTAGAAACCCTCACGCAAAACAacagtttactttgtgtcacCTGCACCAAACGGCAGCTGGGGAACAACAAGTCTGGAGGTATTTAAAATGCTTCCACATTAGTACTTAGTCTGCTATTTAATGTCCTTTGCTGAAGTCTATGCACATGCACTTTACATAGTACATTACGACaaaaatgtgattttcttttctaataACATTATTAAACTTTCTTTATACATAG
The genomic region above belongs to Oreochromis aureus strain Israel breed Guangdong linkage group 14, ZZ_aureus, whole genome shotgun sequence and contains:
- the rwdd2b gene encoding RWD domain-containing protein 2B isoform X2, whose product is MGPLFLLPCVSCVRRLKESEFKQNFIIRRCGTLDSGKLPLYVYTVYIKMLFCFQISYCSVTKSILEAGLHPETCMSYLEWAESQLAEIELLTSMFPTVEELEFTDQLALAELRDYVEGSASTGGPPPSRPQFLIKQKLDSANTEGTLFILSCAYPSEYPSVLPEITVRCPGLSRAQQTQLQALLNAYLMENCQGEICVLSAVEWVKDNLQLFIDKSLLEAPAPKKESASPRMPEVFSRLWIYSHHIYNKSKRKNILDWSKELGLSGFSMPGKPGIVCVEGPQSACEDFWSRVKVLTWKKIMIRHREDIPLDCQSEDSRLVERIDSLRKFTGFEEAMFDPHGNRGNHMDLGQLYQFLNEKGCCEVFQMYFGIEGR
- the rwdd2b gene encoding RWD domain-containing protein 2B isoform X4; amino-acid sequence: MWAESQLAEIELLTSMFPTVEELEFTDQLALAELRDYVEGSASTGGPPPSRPQFLIKQKLDSANTEGTLFILSCAYPSEYPSVLPEITVRCPGLSRAQQTQLQALLNAYLMENCQGEICVLSAVEWVKDNLQLFIDKSLLEAPAPKKESASPRMPEVFSRLWIYSHHIYNKSKRKNILDWSKELGLSGFSMPGKPGIVCVEGPQSACEDFWSRVKVLTWKKIMIRHREDIPLDCQSEDSRLVERIDSLRKFTGFEEAMFDPHGNRGNHMDLGQLYQFLNEKGCCEVFQMYFGIEGR
- the usp16 gene encoding ubiquitin carboxyl-terminal hydrolase 16; protein product: MGKKRGKDKTSKEDDELDLTVPSCRHIKKGTDQTLLKKLSGNSDWTSCQDCKQEENKENINNHLPQEAEEEQETGLWMCLKCGHRGCGRNSENQHAIKHYETPRSDPHCLVVSLDNFSVWCYICDDEVHYSRTGHLAQLVTNLKKQTSSDSIKRPQKRVKEEDVLMEAKQKTETLKEDENEDKENKENGDHQKKNTKKEAVGKSQKKSTTEERCGVSVKGLSNLGNTCFFNAVIQNLSQTQLLRQTLNKVTEEKSLNIKPGASLDLEPIEVQLDRPGSLTLAMYHLLCEIQESKKSVVTPRELFTQVCRKAARFKGFQQQDSQELLRYLLDGMRAEEHNRISSGIMDTLKQSREGTDGELKTLLKEYEKNGFLKNFVDQVFGGEITSTIMCQQCRTVSVVTEMFLDLSLPVSDEAYRKKNQKKKTSASSQDDSSSPVRTSGNDDIPTGAGSKYQQKKAKKQAKKQAKHQKRQQKLEGRATLDSLTSPSQAESEHTDATADSKDRENTDNETLEEDSQHPAQVSVSEEDQKPHNAVQVEQEKEEDEDSASDHDSSVSNRFTALSEEQHSKDSTVCNEMSNMGQEEDKTEEEDTQLVRKMSKVTLDDAFIEDTDAMEQSMESEDGVLETKEYTVINQDPELAFHTMAARTIPEKQECSVQSCLFQFTEVETLTQNNSLLCVTCTKRQLGNNKSGGSKKNIYTDALKQILISSPPSVLTLHLKRFQQNGYSICKVNRHVTFPFILDLAPFCAVKCKNIPEGHNQILYGLYGIVEHSGTMRSGHYTAYVKVRPECPQPSSNGLTDGDAESPRGSWFHISDTSVQPVSESKVQSCQAYLLFYERLL
- the rwdd2b gene encoding RWD domain-containing protein 2B isoform X3, which translates into the protein MSYLEWAESQLAEIELLTSMFPTVEELEFTDQLALAELRDYVEGSASTGGPPPSRPQFLIKQKLDSANTEGTLFILSCAYPSEYPSVLPEITVRCPGLSRAQQTQLQALLNAYLMENCQGEICVLSAVEWVKDNLQLFIDKSLLEAPAPKKESASPRMPEVFSRLWIYSHHIYNKSKRKNILDWSKELGLSGFSMPGKPGIVCVEGPQSACEDFWSRVKVLTWKKIMIRHREDIPLDCQSEDSRLVERIDSLRKFTGFEEAMFDPHGNRGNHMDLGQLYQFLNEKGCCEVFQMYFGIEGR
- the rwdd2b gene encoding RWD domain-containing protein 2B isoform X1 → MGPLFLLPCVSCVRRLKESEFKQNFIIRRCGTLDSGKLPLYVYTVYIKMLFCFQISYCSVTKSILEAGLHPETCSMSYLEWAESQLAEIELLTSMFPTVEELEFTDQLALAELRDYVEGSASTGGPPPSRPQFLIKQKLDSANTEGTLFILSCAYPSEYPSVLPEITVRCPGLSRAQQTQLQALLNAYLMENCQGEICVLSAVEWVKDNLQLFIDKSLLEAPAPKKESASPRMPEVFSRLWIYSHHIYNKSKRKNILDWSKELGLSGFSMPGKPGIVCVEGPQSACEDFWSRVKVLTWKKIMIRHREDIPLDCQSEDSRLVERIDSLRKFTGFEEAMFDPHGNRGNHMDLGQLYQFLNEKGCCEVFQMYFGIEGR